TTTCGTACTACAGCTCCCTCAGCTCCCGGAGTGGAGCGTGGAGCGGATTATTCCCTAACGGGGCCTTAACGTTGGCAATTTTGAGAAGCCAAATATTCAAAGTGGGAAATACTTGATTTTCTCCTTTAGCCACATGCCGCTAATTTACTCTGCTACATTAATTGGGCAAATATAGAGGTTCTTCCCTTGGGAGCGTCTGCCCGTCCCTAGTGACCGAAGATTGAACCCCTCAAAAACGAAAaaagaaattaaaaagaaaaacaagaccGAAGATGCCACGTCTTTTCTACACGTGGATGCGGCCCATTGGCCAGCGACACGCCACCGCCGTGCTGGCACGACGACGCATGTCCACCGGCGCACCTCCCTCGCAGCCGGCGTGCAGACCCCCCTTCTCTCCGAGCGAACccgccccctcttcctccccacacCCAATTCAATTCACTCACATGGTCCTCGCAGGTGGAATACCTTGATGCTATCTCCCCTCCCACAGCCTAGAGTTTCTCCTAATCCAACCAATCACAAGGGTACGAAATCCGGATAGGGGCGCCGCCGCATCCCGGGACGAGATTCCACTCCGGCACCGCCCCCCAGCCTCGCATCGGTAAGCCACCACGAGCACACTACTGCACTCCGACGCAGCCTGCTCGCCTAGGGCATGGATTCGCGCCCCGCGTCTCTTCGATCCACCTCCCAATCTGCGCAAAATTCGAGAGGAAACTTTTGCGGATCGGGCCTCTGATGTTCGCTTTCTGCTCCAGGTGATCCGCTGGTGGCGCGCGTAGGGTTTCCGGCGGAATTCGCGAGGGGATTCGCCGAGGGCGGCGGCCGAGATGATCCGGTTGCAGACGTACGCGGTGTTCAGCCTGCTGGCGACGATAACGTCGGTGTACTATGCGTTCAGCAGCAGGGAGCAGTTCTACCCGGCCATGGTCTACCTCTCCACGTCCAAGATATGCTTCGTGCTGCTCCTCAACACGGGCCTCGTCGCCATGTGCGTCGCCTGGCAGCTCGTGAAGCGCGTCTTCCTGGGGACGCTCCGGGAGGCCGAGGTCGAGCGGCTCAACGAGCAGTCGTGGCGTGAGGTCGTGGAGATCCTCTTCGCGGTCACCATCTTCCGCCAGGATTTCTCCGTCTCTTTCCTCGCCATGGTCGCCGCCCTGCTCCTCGTCAAGGCTCTGCACTGGCTTGCGCAGAAGAGGGTCGAGTACATTGAGACCACACCCTCCGTGCCAATGCTGTCGCACATAAGGATCGTGTCCTTCATGCTATTCCTTCTTGTCGTCGACTGCCTCTTCCTGGCGAACTCGCTGGGCTCACTGATACAGAAGCGGGAGGCATCTGTGGCCATCTTCTTTTCTTTTGAGTAAGTTTTCGTAAATCATCCTTTACTTGCTTGCAATATAGTAGCATCCTTATTATGCCACACGACCTTTCAAATAGTATCTGTCTGACCAAATTGAAAAAAAAAGCATCAACTGTTTGATCTCAAATATGGAGGGCATGCTTTGGTTATATACCTAAGGGTGGAAGTTTGTGAAAAATGCGAACTGTTCCTGGAAAGCCCCTCTTTCATGATATGACAGATTAATGTACAGTtctgctaaagcacatctagatgtgccataagtattacacatctaagtcatatgtcattgatcttacattgagattcgtgtgaatattttttttctcttttttctttttctctttatgcttgattcactcacttagatgtgcaataactagagcacatctagatgtgccctagacacacccatTAATGTAACGTGTGTGAATGTGAAGTGGATATTTTTCAATAAACATGCAGCACATCACATATAAACATCAGAATTTCTTGTTATATATATGCTTGAAGACGCACTAGTAGGATGACATGTTACTTGTTACTCATTCTTAAGTAATGTTTGCCATCGATTTTATCTAGCAACTTCTGCATCAGGGCTAACGCTATTGTACTCAACAGTTAATCATTTCATTTGGCGCATCTACTAGACCATGAATAGTTTTTCTTGTATGTTATGATTGTCATTTGTCAAAATCCAAGTCCAGGAACTTGTTGAATTATTCTTCTAAGTTTAAGCAATACATTTAAGTGAAAGCAGTGCAAATCATTTGATCAGTTGTCTAAACTGCGGTGAATCTCACCAGTTATGGAATTTTTTTGTTGATTATTGCTTTTTAAAGCACGGGACATGCCTTTCAGGCAAGGTAACTACCATATTGAGTTATACCCCGAGAAAGCTCCTAGATTGAGCTGATGATTAGTCTTGCGTTATTTACTTCAGGTTATAATTCTATTATTCTTGATCTCTGCAGATGATTACTGATGTATTATTTCTAGATATTGAGATTCATAGTAGCTCACACATGTGCGACTCATGTTTTAGGTATATGATACTGGCAACATCGACAGTGTCGACATTCGTGAAGTATGTATTCTATGTCAGCGACATGCTAGCGGAAGGTCAATGGGAGAATAAAGCAGTGTATACATTTTATTTGGAGCTTATCAGTGACCTTGTGCACTTGTCTTTATATATGCTATTCTTCATAGCGATCTTCCTGTAAGTTCTTTTATAAAATGTTCTTTTCCCCTTAGGATATTGTAGTTTGAACTTCTAAGGCTGATCTGTTATTTTGATATCAGGAACTATGGTGTCCCATTGCACTTGATTCGTGAGCTGTATGAGACCTTCCGCAACTTCAGAATTCGCATTTCAGATTATATACGCTACAGAAAGGTGACTTCCAACATGAATGAACGCTTTCCAGATGCCACACCAGATGAGCTTGATGCGTGAGTACATTTAGTTTCATTGGTACTGTTTTGGTTGATTGACTGATTCAACAATTGAACTTGTTTATGATTTAGATTCTTTATATATTCAGGGGTGATGTCACATGTATTATTTGCCGTGAAGAGATGACCACAGCAAAGAAGCTGCTTTGTGGGCACTTGTTCCATGTACATTGTTTGAGGTCATGGCTACAGCGCCAACATACTTGCCCAACATGTAGAGCTCCAATTATCCCCCCAGATAATGGACGTGCAGCATCAGCACAGCAGCATGGAGCTCAACCTGGAGTTCAGCCTGGTGAGATTCTCTTCATTGGTCTGAGTTTTTGAATCGTACTTTACCATCTAGCCATTTTTATCAGTCAGTAGTACATTATGCAACCAGTTTTGCATGTCAATCCTAATTCAATGTAAGGAAAATCGGTGCAGGCACCGGTACTCCAAGTTCAGGAGGAGCACCAACTGAGAACGTGAACATGCGTCAAGCAAAACTTGAGGCTGCTGCTTCAGCTGCTTCTTTATATGGGAGATCATTTGCTTATCCTCCAGTGAACACTTTGAATAGGTATGTTTTTCTGGAATAGGTTACACTTTAAACGCTCTTTATGATTATGCTAGCGATCCATTAAGTTATGATAATAAATGATGGCTCTTTTTTCCCCATAGATTACATTTGCAACTTCCATAGTTCTTAGATCTCTCAGTTGCAAGCTATGACACTTTTGACTTGGAATATATCTGCAAACTTTGCCAGTTTAGTTAATAATTTTTTAATTTGCCTGTGCCATGTTGATGGTGGTTTAATATAGTGGATAACAATTGGTAGAACTTGTTCTTTTTTTCCGTGATAAGTATACGCACTTTGGAGCAATTTTCTTTTTGCCACTAATCCTTTGCATTTGGTTGTGCCATTTTTATGTTTCTGCACTGTGGTCGTCTCATTGAAGTGGTTGACCCAAAGAGTGCACAACAGCAAAAAATGAGATGAATGCATGGCGTGGGAAAACACTAACATTGCCTTCTAAGTGGGAACACATTATAACTTAATTGTTATTGCATTAGATTAAAGTTAACATGCTTTTATTCAGTTCTGGCCTTCTGGGTTTTGACCTTTTGTACAGCAAGTTAGTACTGCATGTGATCAACTTTCTTCATACTTAGCTACCTGAGATTGGGTTAGTCACTGTCTATGTCAGTTTCACTATTGCACTGATGGACTATTGAAACAACGGTATTTACTTTGTCAAATACTCCGTATGTACTAAgtccacgacacttattttgggacggagggagtactttttcaTGCCGATGAATTGAAGTGCCCTTTATCAATCATCAGGAACTCAGGACCTCTGCACGCTACACCAAGTACTTCACAACCAGGAGAAGCAAGTACTTCCACCAGCCATCCATTAGAACCTCAGCCTTCTTATTCACGTGGTCCAGTTAGTTCAACAACTGGTAGCGGGGACCCTGGAAATTCACTACAGAAGGCATATGAAAAGGCTATAAGGAGCCAGATAGAGGTAAGACCTTTCTTCCTAATGCAATCTGCTTAACCATGGTATTTGTAGATTACTGGCGATTGTGTATGAAAAGGCTGTAATAACCAGATAGATAACTTTCTGAATAACACATATACTATTTTTTTTAATGAGGGATGACATCTACGATTAACTAATGAATCTAGACCATGCAACTAGCATCCAACTACTCATGCGAGAGTTTGCATGATTTCACACATAAGTGAATTTATTGCACTCTATATGCCCCTGACAttgttttttttttgtgtgtgtgtggagaAAACCTCCTTGTATTGAGGTTCAAATGTTCCTCAAATATATTTAACACTCAAATGAAGGTGAAAAAAGTTAGTTTTGTGACGGTACACTATATCGAGTATTGTACCCCTCAAAATTTCCAGAAAAAACTCCACATTAGCTAAGAAAGACATAAAGGagatttttttacttttcttttgttatttttccattttcttttagAACCTCAATACAAACTGAATTGAATTTGAAATTTTACATGTTACTCCctacgtaaacaaatataagagcgtttggatCACTACTTTAGCAATCAAAACACTCTTATATATTTCTTTAGAGAGGGGGTATATTACATTAATACACAACCTTGACATTTGTTTGGTGACTTCTAATATGATTTAATATTGAAGCCAAAGTGGTTTGCACGATTGCATCTAATTGATGATGTGCACCGGATATAATCCCGATCTTATGTTTATTGCTCACTTACACATTTATATAGGTCACTAGCAGTTGTAACTTGTAACTGTGCGTACAATGTTGTGAGAGTTGACAGCCATGCCAATAAGTTCGTTTCTCCTGCTAttttagttactccctccgttcacttttgtaagtcgtttcagacaactcaaAATAGGCTGTTTTGcatattgtctgaaatgtcttcaaggtcttataaaagtgaacagagggagtactcagTTTCATTACTATCTTGACAAACACTTGATTCTTAAAGAACAGTATGCAGCATTCAAGTATATATGTCATAACATTCTGGATGGGAAACTAGAATGATCGTAGACAGTAAACATAGTTCATCAGCTTCCAAGGATAGTCTTTTTCATGGCTGCCATTGCTCAAGATATAAATGTTTGTCTGGTAACTAGCAGCGACCAATGAGATGAAGTAACTGATGATTTGGCATGATTGCCGGGAATAAGATGATGCCGTGTGATAGTTATTTTCTCGTTAAGGCCGTCTATTGTCACGTAATGCATATGCCACTTGTTCCAGGTGTTGCAAATCCAATTGCAAATGATGCAGCAAGGGGCCACCGCATCGCCAACTAGCAATGAGAACGCTGAGCAAGCCGGAAAATAAGTTAAGTAGTTGAATAGTCGAAGATGGGGTCTGGATAAACATATGTTACACATGGAGGTTGTGCAATACTTAGCATAAACAAACGACATAGATGGAGATTGTGCAATATATGAGGCGGAACTCTGACGTGATGCTTGTTGATGTTGGTAGGCTCGGTTATGAACATCAGATGATCGTTTGTTTTGTCTGGTAATTTGCTTGGTTTATACTCCCCCGCCCCAAAATATCAGTCGGAATGATATTTTGGCAAAAATGTCCTTGCAAAAACGTCATTGACTCTTTTTGTATTCAACCTGCACTCCACTACTCCTAGCCACGCAGCTGCACTCTCACTCTCTGCACTCCCTCCACCCTGCTGACACGCTTCCTTCCACCTTACCTCGGCTTGTGGCGCTCCCCTTCACAAAAAAAGTTCTGTTTTTCTGGCTCCTAGTCGGCGGTGAGTCACCGGATCCAGTGTCGGCGAGTCTGGATCCAGTGGCTGTTATTCCGGACGCGTAGGATCCGGTGGCCGTGAGGCTAGACACAAGGAGGCTGCACCTGGAGGTGGCTGTGATGGTGGCCCTCGGTGCTGCAGCTTCTTCCTCGCCGTGTAGGGACAACGGCGAGAGGCTGTGCTACTGCCTTGGCTACAACCTCCTAGGTGAGCTCCTCCTAGTATCTGTGGTGCCTCTGGTGGATCTGGTGCTATACTTTGTTCAGTGGCGCGATCTACTTACCGTGTTGCTCGTAGGTTTAGAAATGACTCATTGTTGCTCCTGTTGATCTAATTCATGTGTTTGGACTAGCTAATGTGCTATTGGGAACCGGTTATAGTCTGTGCAATTGTGGTCGTACTCCTAATTTGGGATCTCCCTCAAATTTCTAGGGTTCTGGCTATTGCTTAGGTTCATATACTATATCCAGCACTAAAATCCATCTACATATATCTATTTGAGTGATAGTTATTTTTGGACAAGGGAATACATCTATGTTTTGGATGAAGCGAGAAGATACTTCAATGTGCCATTATAGAATAGAATTGTGTCTTTGCCTTTTTTATATGTTGCTCAAAATAAAACATGAGCCTCCTTATCTGCGAAAGTTGTTGTGGCTGCGACGACAACTTATACCTTTGGTACCAGGACCCGTGCCTTCCCTCCGTGAGGGACTATCTCCTTAGTCTCTGTCTATGTCTCGTCCCTGGCATCAATGGTTCGTTGGCTCCAATGGTGATAGGTTGCATACAACCACCCCCACCATTAGATCGTAAGGTAGGGTGTATGAGCAATTTTGTCATTATTTACCGTAACATAATTTTCACTAGGATGAACGCATGGCTGGTAATTTAGGCAATAACACAACTTCGATTCAGGCATGGGTCATGTAGGTCCACAATAGAGCGGTTCATTGTGATAAAAAAAACATGTGATCCTTATGGTCCAGTGTTAGCCCTGGACATGGAGAGGATGTCCAGTCAACAACAACAATGATGTAAAGGTTGTGAACATGCTTCTAATGGGAAGAGCACCTTGCTTATGGCCACGTTTAGGGAGGGGAATTGTTACAAGATAGCATCCACACCTTCGTGAAAGTGCAAGTAGCATTGTTCCTTCCCGTAGTGGGTCATAACTAGAGGTTCAAACTATTTCACAACAATTTCAGGATATCAGTAGACAACTTTTAGATATTTTAAGCAAGTCTGATACGCGATTGGAGAGCTCAGAGGAGCAATGATCAAGGCACCAACTAGGCAAACTCCTTTCAAGATTCTCACGAGCCATAGATGATATGCATATTTCAAGGTGAGCAGTCATTACATGACATGCTTGTATTGTTTTGAGCGAGGCATAAATGTTTTTTCATGCCATCACATGATTGTATTGACGCAATAGATGATACTCATGTGACTGCTAGAGTGTCGAGGTCACATGCTGCAGTATACATGGGTGGAAAGCACTACACAAGCCAAAATGTGCTCGCAGGTGTCGATTTcgatctgaagttcacatatgtg
The sequence above is drawn from the Triticum aestivum cultivar Chinese Spring chromosome 7A, IWGSC CS RefSeq v2.1, whole genome shotgun sequence genome and encodes:
- the LOC123150421 gene encoding ERAD-associated E3 ubiquitin-protein ligase HRD1 → MIRLQTYAVFSLLATITSVYYAFSSREQFYPAMVYLSTSKICFVLLLNTGLVAMCVAWQLVKRVFLGTLREAEVERLNEQSWREVVEILFAVTIFRQDFSVSFLAMVAALLLVKALHWLAQKRVEYIETTPSVPMLSHIRIVSFMLFLLVVDCLFLANSLGSLIQKREASVAIFFSFEYMILATSTVSTFVKYVFYVSDMLAEGQWENKAVYTFYLELISDLVHLSLYMLFFIAIFLNYGVPLHLIRELYETFRNFRIRISDYIRYRKVTSNMNERFPDATPDELDAGDVTCIICREEMTTAKKLLCGHLFHVHCLRSWLQRQHTCPTCRAPIIPPDNGRAASAQQHGAQPGVQPGTGTPSSGGAPTENVNMRQAKLEAAASAASLYGRSFAYPPVNTLNRNSGPLHATPSTSQPGEASTSTSHPLEPQPSYSRGPVSSTTGSGDPGNSLQKAYEKAIRSQIEVLQIQLQMMQQGATASPTSNENAEQAGK